From a region of the Dickeya poaceiphila genome:
- a CDS encoding HD domain-containing protein: MNLLAFEQAMSQYVARHLADSVDSAHDHHHLVRVANSARHIQRLEGGDLRVIIAAAYLHDIVLVPKNHPDRRHASRMAAEEAVRILSRDFPDFPHALYPALFHAVEAHSFSAGIMAQTLEAKIVQDADRLDSLGALGLARVFYVAGMMGRPLFDPQDMFACERELDDRLYTLDHFRVKLIRLPETMNTAEGKRIAEANASWLVDFLAKLAGEVSGDPTQPDPQVRARFSAWHPWLT, encoded by the coding sequence ATGAATTTACTCGCGTTTGAACAGGCAATGAGTCAATACGTCGCCCGTCATCTGGCGGACTCTGTGGATAGCGCACATGATCACCATCATTTGGTGCGTGTGGCAAATAGCGCCCGGCATATCCAGCGGCTGGAAGGCGGTGATCTGCGGGTGATAATTGCCGCCGCCTACCTGCATGACATTGTGCTGGTGCCGAAGAATCATCCTGATCGCCGCCACGCGTCCCGCATGGCGGCGGAAGAGGCCGTACGCATTCTGTCACGGGATTTCCCTGATTTTCCCCACGCGTTATATCCGGCGCTGTTCCATGCAGTCGAAGCGCACAGTTTTAGCGCGGGTATTATGGCACAAACGCTGGAGGCCAAAATCGTGCAGGATGCCGACCGGTTGGATTCGCTCGGTGCACTGGGGTTGGCGCGGGTGTTTTATGTAGCGGGCATGATGGGGCGTCCGTTGTTCGATCCGCAGGATATGTTTGCCTGCGAGCGTGAGCTGGATGATCGTCTCTACACGCTGGATCACTTCCGCGTTAAACTGATACGCCTGCCGGAAACCATGAATACGGCTGAGGGCAAACGCATCGCCGAAGCCAATGCCTCCTGGCTGGTGGATTTTCTTGCCAAGCTGGCTGGAGAAGTGAGCGGCGACCCGACTCAGCCAGACCCGCAGGTTCGCGCGCGTTTTAGTGCCTGGCATCCCTGGCTGACCTGA
- a CDS encoding IclR family transcriptional regulator, which translates to MGTLSHGHDKPIGNQSLVRGFLLLEILSNYPNGCPLAHLAELAQLNKSTVHRLLQGLQACGYVTPAPAAGSYRLTTKFIRVGQTSLAPPEVLRLLAPPLQALNAATGETVNFSRRDGDYCILIHKLEPTIGMLRTRAYLGQQMTLFSSAMGKLFLADDTKDAFFSYWSHHQPHIRKLTPYTITDPIQMARELEDVRQRGVAFDREEHEVGVSCMAAPVFDAHQRVKYAISLSLSSAKLRQIDEDTLLTPLRQTAQTLSQALKTLPDEA; encoded by the coding sequence ATGGGAACGCTGTCGCATGGTCATGATAAACCCATAGGCAATCAAAGCCTGGTGCGAGGGTTTCTGCTGCTTGAAATTTTAAGTAATTACCCGAATGGTTGTCCGTTGGCGCATCTGGCTGAGCTGGCTCAGCTCAACAAAAGCACGGTACATCGCTTGCTGCAAGGGTTGCAGGCATGTGGGTATGTCACTCCGGCGCCAGCGGCGGGCAGTTACCGTTTGACGACGAAATTTATTCGCGTTGGGCAGACATCGCTGGCACCACCAGAGGTTCTCCGGCTGCTTGCGCCGCCGTTGCAGGCATTGAACGCCGCTACCGGGGAAACCGTCAATTTTTCCAGACGTGACGGTGATTACTGTATCCTGATCCACAAGCTGGAACCCACCATCGGTATGTTGCGCACCCGTGCTTATCTGGGGCAGCAGATGACCTTGTTCAGCTCGGCAATGGGGAAACTGTTTCTGGCAGACGACACCAAAGACGCATTTTTTTCCTACTGGAGTCATCATCAACCGCACATTCGCAAACTGACCCCGTATACCATTACCGATCCGATACAGATGGCGCGAGAACTGGAAGATGTGCGTCAGCGTGGGGTGGCGTTTGATCGTGAAGAGCACGAAGTCGGTGTATCCTGTATGGCAGCGCCAGTATTCGATGCGCATCAGCGCGTGAAATACGCTATTTCGTTGTCGCTTTCTTCGGCCAAGCTGCGCCAAATTGATGAGGACACGTTGTTGACGCCGCTGCGTCAGACCGCTCAAACGCTCTCTCAGGCACTGAAAACCCTGCCCGACGAAGCGTGA
- a CDS encoding MFS transporter, translating to MSPVLLFFLALVFIADGLMVFLIPVLVYAETQSLVYSGLSYSIGWLPRIVLTPVLGVLIDRMGVRPVSIASDATKAFGCLLLCLVLNFAEQPLILALACGLLGAGVSIGNAQTITAVEKLIAAHSRYIDRDANLLTRLDLLGMVLGPVMGMLLYEYGFLTLLYIAATLYLCNAYYFLTSRLFSSTSEFSPKNKIKASHSAPKKRFPLLIIIRNPFIILMIVLAAGNNMFDGLVESSGAALIKNQMELPVKYFGFIDICAGAAGFLSTLVYGAALNRLSREALLATGLGLIVIASLLLTTTLDQLGAFLTFYALGIVGKVFTGNIMRTLRLTLIPYERLASTSSLILMLNQSVLPLMGGFLFLSEHYSWPLTRFMYIAIVLSLLAGIGLLIGLRRKPANTPLPSPQPDHLA from the coding sequence ATGAGTCCGGTTTTACTCTTTTTTCTCGCCTTAGTGTTTATCGCTGATGGCCTGATGGTGTTCCTGATTCCGGTACTGGTTTATGCTGAAACCCAAAGCCTGGTTTATTCCGGTTTGTCTTACTCAATAGGGTGGCTGCCGCGTATTGTGTTAACCCCGGTGCTGGGTGTGTTGATTGACCGCATGGGCGTCCGCCCTGTCTCCATCGCCTCTGATGCAACCAAGGCGTTCGGCTGCCTGCTGCTTTGTCTGGTGTTGAATTTCGCCGAACAACCGCTGATATTGGCGTTAGCCTGTGGGTTGCTGGGTGCTGGAGTCTCCATCGGCAATGCACAAACCATCACCGCAGTGGAAAAGCTGATCGCCGCCCACAGCCGCTACATTGATAGGGATGCTAATCTGCTCACCCGGCTGGATTTACTCGGCATGGTACTGGGACCGGTGATGGGCATGTTACTATACGAATATGGTTTTCTGACACTATTGTATATCGCCGCCACCCTTTATTTATGCAACGCTTATTATTTCCTCACCTCTCGCCTGTTTTCTTCCACATCGGAATTTTCGCCAAAAAATAAAATCAAGGCATCACACTCAGCCCCGAAAAAACGATTTCCGTTACTCATTATAATCCGCAATCCATTTATTATTCTGATGATAGTGCTGGCAGCAGGAAATAATATGTTTGATGGGCTGGTGGAATCCAGCGGTGCGGCATTGATTAAAAATCAGATGGAACTGCCGGTGAAATATTTCGGTTTCATCGATATCTGCGCCGGTGCGGCAGGATTTCTATCCACGCTGGTTTACGGTGCGGCGCTCAATCGCCTGAGCCGGGAGGCACTGCTGGCGACAGGGCTTGGCCTGATTGTCATCGCTTCGCTGCTACTGACCACCACGCTCGACCAATTAGGAGCATTCCTGACATTTTACGCGCTGGGCATCGTCGGCAAAGTTTTTACCGGCAATATCATGCGCACGCTGCGCCTGACGCTGATCCCCTACGAGCGGCTGGCCAGTACCTCATCACTGATACTGATGTTGAACCAGTCGGTATTGCCGCTGATGGGGGGATTTCTGTTTTTGTCCGAACACTATAGCTGGCCGCTGACCCGGTTTATGTATATCGCTATCGTGCTTTCACTGCTGGCAGGTATCGGGTTGTTGATTGGCCTGCGGCGTAAACCGGCAAACACACCACTGCCTTCACCCCAGCCAGACCATTTGGCGTAA
- a CDS encoding methyl-accepting chemotaxis protein, which produces MKKLSQLTVFSKLLLGFSVLIVMMLLLGIVAIYQLNASDNNVGTFKNNRMPGVRYTLEMRGMLSEIRLQQVQYIASKTPQEIEGHRVELLQNQDIFLKAQANYANLLKNAPQDKQALFNQVVDNFKNFVDVNSKVIDAVNNGRLDEASKISGAVSSKYRTQLMKDLAQLVDMEIAAGEQAGVASEAGYKDALYTLSGLLVLALIATAVITTLITRSLSRQLGGEPDYASAIMNQVALGNLRVPIALRAGDTNSLLATMKLMNEKLAEIIRGIVEGSESISLAANEMAQGNSDLSQRTEEQAASLVQTSSNMQQITETVKRNADNAHQASELARQTSQTAIHGGNVVDDMLKRMHEISASSQKIVDIISVIEGIAFQTNILALNAAVEAARAGEQGKGFAVVAGEVRSLAQKSANAAKEIKTLIEGTVEKITDGSRHADTASQAMEEIVSAVSKVTDIVAEISMASNEQHQGIKEISVAIEQMDRVTQQNAALVEQAATAAQSMTEQSEQLRDSVRFFHLEAQQPSALRLN; this is translated from the coding sequence ATGAAAAAACTCTCACAATTAACCGTCTTTTCAAAACTCTTGCTAGGGTTTTCCGTGCTCATCGTCATGATGCTGTTGCTCGGTATTGTGGCGATTTACCAGCTCAACGCCAGTGACAATAATGTTGGCACGTTCAAGAATAACCGTATGCCCGGTGTCCGTTATACGCTGGAAATGCGTGGTATGTTGTCGGAAATACGGCTGCAACAGGTGCAATATATTGCGTCGAAAACACCGCAGGAAATCGAAGGCCATAGGGTCGAGTTATTGCAGAATCAGGATATATTCCTTAAAGCTCAGGCCAATTACGCTAACCTGTTGAAGAATGCGCCGCAGGACAAACAAGCGTTATTCAATCAGGTTGTTGATAATTTTAAGAACTTTGTTGATGTTAACAGTAAAGTCATCGATGCCGTTAACAACGGAAGGCTGGACGAAGCCAGTAAAATCAGCGGTGCCGTCTCCTCCAAATATCGTACCCAGTTAATGAAAGATCTGGCGCAATTGGTGGATATGGAAATTGCGGCAGGTGAACAGGCCGGCGTCGCCTCGGAAGCTGGCTATAAAGATGCGCTGTATACACTATCCGGCCTGCTGGTGCTGGCACTGATTGCCACCGCCGTCATCACCACGTTAATTACCCGCAGTCTGTCACGTCAGCTTGGCGGCGAACCTGATTACGCGTCAGCCATTATGAATCAGGTTGCATTAGGGAATCTGCGTGTTCCTATCGCGCTGCGTGCCGGTGACACCAACAGTTTGCTGGCGACCATGAAACTCATGAACGAAAAACTGGCTGAAATCATTCGGGGTATCGTGGAAGGTAGTGAATCTATCTCGCTTGCCGCCAATGAAATGGCTCAGGGAAATAGCGATTTGTCACAGCGTACCGAGGAGCAAGCGGCGTCGCTGGTGCAAACCTCTTCCAACATGCAGCAGATTACTGAAACGGTAAAACGCAACGCCGACAACGCCCATCAGGCCAGCGAACTGGCGCGCCAGACGTCTCAAACCGCGATACACGGCGGCAATGTGGTAGACGACATGCTCAAACGTATGCATGAAATTTCCGCCAGTTCGCAGAAAATCGTCGATATTATCTCGGTGATCGAAGGCATTGCTTTCCAGACCAACATTCTGGCGCTTAACGCTGCGGTGGAAGCGGCACGCGCAGGCGAACAAGGCAAGGGATTCGCCGTCGTCGCCGGAGAAGTACGTAGTCTGGCACAAAAAAGTGCGAACGCCGCCAAAGAGATCAAAACGTTGATTGAAGGCACGGTAGAGAAAATCACCGATGGCTCCCGTCATGCCGATACCGCCAGTCAGGCCATGGAAGAGATCGTCAGCGCGGTCAGCAAGGTCACCGATATCGTGGCGGAAATTTCGATGGCGTCCAACGAACAGCATCAGGGGATCAAGGAAATCAGCGTTGCTATCGAGCAGATGGACCGGGTAACCCAACAGAACGCTGCGCTGGTTGAGCAAGCCGCCACCGCCGCTCAGTCGATGACGGAACAGAGCGAGCAGTTGCGCGATTCCGTCCGCTTCTTCCACCTGGAAGCCCAGCAGCCGTCCGCATTACGCCTTAACTGA